One genomic segment of Kordiimonas sp. SCSIO 12603 includes these proteins:
- a CDS encoding MipA/OmpV family protein, with amino-acid sequence MEPVRSTLWHVCVLVVLVFLSTSAYGQTASTTIGKPNYIESVELETERKKDRWGGQIGFGLGLAPQFIGSSRYDVQATLDINVTWNDTVFIEGDRAGVALYKSRFLRAGPIARWNLGRANDLVADINSGETLDTFELGAFAGTSFYKLFLSAEAYWGVSGAHRGSNIEAEMGYTFELNSGLRVTPIVGANWGSQKFNQVFFGVEEDSVLFEPFRAKAGIYELYAEAAVEQRLGKNWLIKGTVRLSDLKNSAADSTITRSEVGERVQFSSFFGVVWLF; translated from the coding sequence ATGGAGCCGGTAAGATCAACCCTGTGGCACGTTTGTGTGCTGGTGGTTTTGGTTTTCTTGAGTACATCTGCTTATGGGCAGACAGCATCTACCACTATTGGTAAACCTAATTACATAGAATCTGTTGAACTGGAAACGGAACGAAAAAAAGATCGTTGGGGTGGGCAGATCGGTTTTGGTCTTGGTCTGGCTCCGCAGTTTATCGGCTCAAGCAGATATGATGTTCAAGCAACATTAGATATTAATGTAACCTGGAATGATACGGTTTTTATCGAAGGCGACAGAGCAGGTGTTGCGCTCTATAAAAGCCGCTTTTTAAGGGCTGGGCCTATTGCTCGTTGGAATTTGGGGCGCGCTAATGATCTGGTTGCTGATATTAATTCTGGCGAAACACTGGATACATTTGAATTAGGTGCTTTCGCAGGGACCTCATTTTATAAATTGTTCCTAAGTGCAGAAGCCTATTGGGGAGTAAGCGGTGCACACCGTGGTTCCAATATCGAAGCCGAAATGGGATACACTTTCGAGCTGAATTCAGGTTTGAGGGTTACTCCTATTGTGGGCGCGAACTGGGGTTCCCAGAAATTTAATCAGGTGTTTTTTGGTGTTGAGGAAGATAGTGTTCTTTTCGAACCGTTCCGTGCGAAAGCCGGTATATACGAACTGTATGCTGAAGCCGCTGTTGAACAACGACTAGGGAAAAACTGGCTTATCAAAGGTACCGTGCGCCTGTCTGATCTTAAAAATAGTGCAGCGGACAGCACAATCACTCGCAGT